A window of [Limnothrix rosea] IAM M-220 contains these coding sequences:
- a CDS encoding glucose-6-phosphate isomerase: MDTAALWQRYQDWLYYHPELELYVDISRMGFDDAFVQRLAPKFEKAFEDIKAIEAGAIANPDEGRMVGHYWLRNPDLAPNEELKTDITSTLDKIKKFVKSVHSGEITAPGGGKFTDILSVGIGGSALGPQFVAEALAENDAPLNISFIDNTDPAGIDRTLDKLKDRLNTTLVLVISKSGGTPETRNGMVEVKNFYKKHKIDFSSHAIAITGINSKLENVAKSEHWLNTFPMYDWIGGRTSELSAVGLVAACLQGINIDAMLAGAKIMDDATRVPELKQNPAALLALSWYYSGNGKGEKDMVILPYKDSLLLFSRYLQQLVMESIGKEEDLNGNKVYQGIAVYGNKGSTDQHAYVQQLREGVPNFFATFIEVLGDRQGESITIENGATAGDFLSGFLLGTREALYSNGRDSITVTIQDVNARTVGAMIALYERAVTIYASLININAYHQPGVEAGKKAAASVLELQKKVVDAVTTSESALTLDNLASKIGESEQIETIYKIVRHLDANGRSIKLEGNPAKPADLKISRI, from the coding sequence ATGGATACCGCCGCACTCTGGCAACGTTACCAAGATTGGCTCTACTACCATCCCGAACTAGAACTTTACGTCGATATTAGTCGGATGGGTTTTGATGATGCGTTTGTGCAGCGTTTAGCGCCGAAATTTGAGAAGGCATTTGAAGATATAAAAGCAATTGAAGCAGGGGCGATCGCCAACCCCGACGAAGGGCGAATGGTGGGACATTACTGGCTCCGCAATCCCGACCTTGCCCCAAACGAAGAACTGAAGACAGATATTACAAGCACCCTCGACAAAATCAAAAAATTCGTAAAATCAGTCCACAGCGGCGAAATTACCGCTCCCGGTGGTGGCAAGTTTACCGATATTTTGTCCGTGGGTATCGGTGGCTCCGCCCTAGGCCCCCAATTTGTTGCAGAAGCTCTTGCTGAGAACGACGCACCGTTAAATATCAGTTTTATTGACAATACTGATCCGGCAGGGATTGATCGCACCCTAGACAAACTCAAAGATCGTCTGAATACGACTCTAGTTCTTGTCATTTCCAAATCCGGCGGTACACCTGAAACCCGCAATGGCATGGTGGAGGTCAAAAATTTCTACAAGAAACACAAAATTGATTTCTCCTCCCACGCGATCGCCATTACAGGGATTAACTCCAAACTAGAAAATGTGGCAAAATCCGAACATTGGCTCAACACCTTCCCCATGTACGACTGGATTGGTGGACGCACCTCCGAACTCTCTGCGGTGGGTTTAGTCGCAGCTTGTCTACAGGGCATTAATATTGATGCCATGCTCGCAGGCGCAAAGATCATGGATGATGCCACACGCGTTCCTGAACTGAAGCAAAATCCAGCCGCCCTCCTCGCGTTGTCCTGGTACTACTCCGGCAATGGTAAAGGCGAAAAAGATATGGTGATCCTGCCCTACAAAGACAGCCTATTACTATTCAGCCGCTATCTCCAGCAACTCGTCATGGAATCCATCGGTAAAGAAGAAGACCTCAACGGCAACAAGGTTTATCAAGGAATTGCAGTCTACGGTAATAAAGGTTCCACTGACCAACATGCCTACGTCCAACAGTTGCGAGAAGGTGTACCAAATTTCTTCGCGACTTTCATCGAAGTACTCGGCGATCGCCAAGGAGAGTCCATCACTATCGAAAATGGCGCAACAGCAGGAGACTTTTTATCAGGATTTTTGCTCGGCACAAGAGAAGCCCTCTACAGCAACGGGCGTGACTCCATTACTGTCACCATTCAGGACGTTAATGCCCGCACTGTCGGCGCGATGATTGCGTTATACGAACGAGCCGTCACCATCTATGCGTCCCTCATCAATATCAATGCCTATCACCAACCCGGCGTAGAAGCAGGGAAAAAAGCAGCAGCTTCCGTCCTTGAGTTACAAAAAAAAGTTGTTGATGCAGTAACAACAAGCGAATCAGCTTTAACCCTCGACAATTTAGCGAGCAAAATCGGCGAGTCAGAGCAGATCGAAACAATTTACAAAATTGTGCGTCACCTTGATGCCAACGGTCGTTCCATCAAACTCGAAGGCAACCCAGCTAAACCTGCCGACCTAAAAATTAGTCGCATCTAA